Proteins from a single region of Anthonomus grandis grandis chromosome 10, icAntGran1.3, whole genome shotgun sequence:
- the LOC126741378 gene encoding piggyBac transposable element-derived protein 3-like, which translates to MASADVVGSDLESEDEEDKFEIHKEIPIAAPNEADSSSDAEDDLTLIHFQTLQWKHGNFRSKDFPVKGDYTPSIVKTPNEYFAKYLDDDFFEAAANCISHVSEEEQKKNRFWRIQPVIDLVRNRCKAIERKEKTAFSIDEQMIPFLGRCPVRQFVKNKPRPVGLKNFVLTTSDGLVLAFKIYQGNTTPLKDRYLGLVPSIILRLAETLPQNSYLYFDKYFSTIALMNKLTSLNIDATATIMSNRVKGFDFKKDSLMNRGESEEVVRTDSKLCITKWKDNKSGLMISTAFGRQPETEVERWNNTEKKRSGIACPAVGKSYNENIIGVDVCDQIMEYYRFFVRTWKWTLKAILHLFDLAIVNSWMEYRRDYYSQNLRGKDFIDLLEFRLNLGEYLITGTKKRVLEETECQEKYRGRD; encoded by the exons atgGCTAGTGCAG ACGTAGTTGGGTCGGATTTAGAGTCCGAGGATGAAGAAGATAAGTTTGAAATTCACAAAGAGATCCCAATTGCAGCACCAAATGAAGCTGATAGCTCTTCAGATGCAGAAGATGATTTAACCCTCATACATTTCCAGACTCTCCAGTGGAAGCATGGAAACTTTAGAAGCAAGGATTTTCCTGTAAAAGGGGACTATACTCCATCCATCGTAAAAACTCCAAacgaatattttgctaaatatttggaTGACGATTTTTTTGAGGCAGCCGCAAATTGCATTTCCCA CGTATCAGaagaggaacaaaaaaagaatagattcTGGAGAATACAGCCGGTAATTGATTTGGTTCGCAATAGATGTAAAGccattgaaagaaaagaaaagacagcTTTTTCTATTGACGAACAAATGATTCCTTTTTTGGGAAGATGTCCAGTTCGAcagtttgttaaaaataaaccaagaccAGTGGGACTGAAGAATTTCGTTCTTACGACATCCGACGGACTGGTATTGGCTTTTAAAATCTACCAGGGCAATACTACCCCACTAAAAGATAGGTATTTAGGCTTGGTACCCTCAATAATATTGCGTCTAGCAGAAACATTACCTCAAAATAGTTACCTGTATTTTGACAAATACTTTTCAACTATTGCTTTGATGAACAAATTGACGAGTTTGAATATAGATGCAACTGCTACAATTATGTCCAACAGAGTGAAagggtttgattttaaaaaagacagtttaatGAATAGGGGAGAGTCAGAAGAAGTTGTTAGAACAGATAGTAAACTTTGCATTACAAAGtggaaagataataaatctGGTTTAATGATATCCACAGCTTTTGGAAGACAGCCGGAAACTGAGGTGGAAAGATGGAATAACACAGAAAAAAAACGTTCAGGCATAGCATGCCCAGCTGTTGGTAAATCATACAACGAAAACATAATTGGTGTAGATGTTTGCGACCAAATAATGGAATACTATCGATTTTTCGTTCGAACCTGGAAATGGACTCTTAAAGCCATCCTACATTTGTTCGACTTAGCAATAGTAAACAGCTGGATGGAGTATCGAAGGGATTATTATAGTCAAAACCTTCGAGGCAAAGATTTTATAGATCTTTTGGAATTTAGACTTAATCTTGGGGAATATCTGATTACCGGTACTAAGAAGCGTGTATTGGAGGAAACAGAATGCCAAGAAAAATATAGAGGAAGAGACTAG